In Papaver somniferum cultivar HN1 chromosome 1, ASM357369v1, whole genome shotgun sequence, a genomic segment contains:
- the LOC113292283 gene encoding probable fatty acyl-CoA reductase 5 — protein sequence MELSGIVQSLENKIILITGSTGFLSKLFVEKVLRVQPNVKHFYLLLRAADASSPTQRLNKDVTGKELFRVLRKKHGLAFGSFISEKVTPIFGDVSLENLGIKDSDLEKKMHKEIHLVANFAATTNFNDRYDVSLAVNTMGAKHVLNFAEKCENLELFLHVSTAFVCTGETSGVILEKPLSQTLKESSKNLDIIEEEKKLIQHRLDELKAAQASEKQETAAMKDLGLERAKFYGWANTYAFTKALGEITIGRHLNRNFPVVIIRPTAVTSTCRDPFPGWVEGFKALDPMVISVGKGKLPCFLGDYESFFDIIPGDMVVNSIIMAMVNHGKTNNLTFSRGDNNIIYHIGSSTHTEPTRIVKLLEYAYDYFLENPVWTGRDTDQTVRPVFFPTMSSFQLHIDNNYTVPVKEQKVQFAKRLAELYEPYVLFKGTFDTSASNELRMWSKAYYGPGEANIFDFDPKHIDWKDYMMNVHIPGLIKYVVKPHLGNISKL from the exons ATGGAATTGTCTGGTATTGTTCAATCTCTTGAGAACAAGATCATCCTTATCACTGGTTCTACCGGGTTCCTATCCAAAT TGTTTGTGGAGAAGGTACTTAGGGTTCAGCCTAATGTGAAGCATTTCTATCTTCTTTTAAGAGCTGCTGATGCATCATCCCCTACTCAGCGTCTGAATAAGGAT GtgacagggaaggaattatttaGAGTATTAAGGAAAAAACATGGTCTTGCGTTCGGTTCCTTTATATCCGAAAAGGTGACACCTATTTTTGGGGATGTCAGTTTAGAAAACTTGGGAATAAAAGATTCCGACTTGGAAAAGAAAATGCATAAAGAAATCCACCTTGTTGCCAATTTTGCTGCGACTACAAATTTTAATGATAG ATACGATGTGTCCCTGGCTGTGAACACAATGGGAGCTAAGCACGTTTTAAATTTCGCGGAAAAGTGTGAGAACCTAGAGTTGTTTCTCCATGTATCTACAG CTTTTGTATGTACTGGAGAGACGTCAGGAGTTATATTAGAGAAACCTCTAAGTCAAACATTGAAAGAATCTTCAAAAAATTTGGACAtaattgaagaagagaagaagttaATCCAACACAGATTGGATGAACTCAAAGCTGCACAAGCCTCAGAGAAACAAGAAACTGCTGCGATGAAAGATCTTGGACTTGAAAG AGCTAAATTCTATGGATGGGCAAACACATATGCATTTACAAAGGCATTGGGGGAAATTACAATTGGTCGACACTTGAACAGAAACTTTCCCGTTGTCATCATAAGGCCTACGGCTGTAACCAGTACTTGCAGAGATCCGTTTCCTGGATGGGTAGAAGGATTCAA AGCACTTGACCCCATGGTGATCAGTGTTGGAAAAGGGAAGTTACCTTGTTTTCTTGGGGACTACGAGTCATTCTTTGACATT ATTCCAGGAGATATGGTGGTAAATTCTATAATAATGGCAATGGTTAATCACGGGAAAACAAATAATCTTACTTTCTCTCGAGGTGACAACAATATTATCTACCACATCGGTAGTTCTACACACACAGAGCCAACGAGGATCGTTAAGCTGTTAGAATATGCTTATGATTATTTTCTTGAGAATCCAGTATGGACGGGTAGAGATACTGATCAAACTGttaggccagttttcttccctaCCATGTCTAGCTTCCAACTGCACATCGACAACAATTATACGGTACCTGTGAAG GAGCAAAAAGTTCAATTTGCAAAGCGGTTGGCCGAACTTTATGAACCTTATGTACTCTTTAAAGGAAC TTTTGATACTTCGGCCTCAAATGAATTGAGAATGTGGAGCAAAGCATACTACGGACCTGGAGAGGCAAATATATTTGATTTCGACCCGAAACACATTGATTGGAAAGATTATATGATGAATGTTCATATTCCTGGTCTCATAAAATATGTTGTTAAACCACATTTAGGAAATATTAGCAAATTATAA
- the LOC113292299 gene encoding probable fatty acyl-CoA reductase 5 has translation MELSGIVQSLENKIILITGSTGFLSKLFVEKVLRVQPNVKHFYLLLRAADASSPTQRLNKDVTGKELFRVLRKKHGLAFGSFISEKVTPIFGDVSLENLGIKDSDLEKKMHKEIHLVANFAATTNFNDRYDVSLAVNTMGAKHVLNFAEKCENLELFLHVSTAFVCTGETSGVILEKPLSQTLKESSKNLDIIEEEKKLIQHRLDELKAAQASEKQETAAMKDLGLERAKFYGWANTYAFTKALGEITIGRHLNRNFPVVIIRPTAVTSTCRDPFPGWVEGFKALDPMVISVGKGKLPCFLGDYESFFDIIPGDMVVNSIIMAMVNHGKTNNLTFSRGDNNIIYHIGSSHTQSQRGSLSC, from the exons ATGGAATTGTCTGGTATTGTTCAATCTCTTGAGAACAAGATCATCCTTATCACTGGTTCTACCGGGTTCCTATCCAAAT TGTTTGTGGAGAAGGTACTTAGGGTTCAGCCTAATGTGAAGCATTTCTATCTTCTTTTAAGAGCTGCTGATGCATCATCCCCTACTCAGCGTCTGAATAAGGAT GtgacagggaaggaattatttaGAGTATTAAGGAAAAAACATGGTCTTGCGTTCGGTTCCTTTATATCCGAAAAGGTGACACCTATTTTTGGGGATGTCAGTTTAGAAAACTTGGGAATAAAAGATTCCGACTTGGAAAAGAAAATGCATAAAGAAATCCACCTTGTTGCCAATTTTGCTGCGACTACAAATTTTAATGATAG ATACGATGTGTCCCTGGCTGTGAACACAATGGGAGCTAAGCACGTTTTAAATTTCGCGGAAAAGTGTGAGAACCTAGAGTTGTTTCTCCATGTATCTACAG CTTTTGTATGTACTGGAGAGACGTCAGGAGTTATATTAGAGAAACCTCTAAGTCAAACATTGAAAGAATCTTCAAAAAATTTGGACAtaattgaagaagagaagaagttaATCCAACACAGATTGGATGAACTCAAAGCTGCACAAGCCTCAGAGAAACAAGAAACTGCTGCGATGAAAGATCTTGGACTTGAAAG AGCTAAATTCTATGGATGGGCAAACACATATGCATTTACAAAGGCATTGGGGGAAATTACAATTGGTCGACACTTGAACAGAAACTTTCCCGTTGTCATCATAAGGCCTACGGCTGTAACCAGTACTTGCAGAGATCCGTTTCCTGGATGGGTAGAAGGATTCAA AGCACTTGACCCCATGGTGATCAGTGTTGGAAAAGGGAAGTTACCTTGTTTTCTTGGGGACTACGAGTCATTCTTTGACATT ATTCCAGGAGATATGGTGGTAAATTCTATAATAATGGCAATGGTTAATCACGGGAAAACAAATAATCTTACTTTCTCTCGAGGTGACAACAATATTATCTACCACATCGGTAGTTCTCACACACAGAGCCAACGAGGATCGTTAAGCTGTTAG